From the genome of Halomonas sp. I5-271120, one region includes:
- a CDS encoding TRAP transporter small permease: MQFRLRPLYDLGAYGAALCLCLICTLITAQILGRLADMAAEQLGLDSLGLTIPGLSEISGFLLVGASFLGLAYTFVNGGHIRVTLLIGNLPPKIRVFIELWCLSLALLLASYLAFYEYRLLADSIAFNETSYGLLRIPLWIPQSAMLIGTLLFCLALLEAWVNTLVIALTRPATFQVDDSGQE, translated from the coding sequence ATGCAATTCCGACTCCGCCCGCTGTATGACCTCGGTGCCTATGGCGCGGCCCTCTGCCTGTGTTTGATCTGTACGCTGATCACCGCCCAGATCCTTGGCCGGTTGGCTGACATGGCCGCAGAACAGTTGGGCCTGGACAGCCTGGGGCTGACTATCCCCGGCCTCTCCGAAATCTCCGGCTTCCTGCTGGTGGGCGCCAGTTTCCTGGGGCTGGCCTACACCTTCGTCAATGGCGGCCATATCCGCGTGACCCTGCTGATCGGCAACCTGCCGCCCAAAATCCGGGTGTTCATCGAGCTATGGTGCCTGAGCCTGGCACTCCTGCTGGCAAGCTATCTGGCCTTCTATGAATACCGCCTGCTGGCCGACAGCATCGCCTTCAATGAGACCTCCTACGGGCTTTTACGCATTCCGCTGTGGATTCCGCAGAGCGCCATGCTGATCGGCACGCTGCTGTTCTGCCTGGCGCTGCTCGAGGCCTGGGTCAATACCCTGGTCATAGCCCTGACTCGCCCGGCGACCTTCCAGGTCGACGATAGCGGCCAAGAATAA